From Alkaliphilus flagellatus, the proteins below share one genomic window:
- a CDS encoding putative bifunctional diguanylate cyclase/phosphodiesterase — MERLHKRALLVLALVLLGVIVNYLSIPLLIKSDYVFDKALILTIIYIAGILCGAIAIKIINNYISDEDTKESIVCNHYMEQFSLQNMLTNLPNRIALEKRFELILEQTCDKNFKILFIDVDGFKIVNDTLGHAVGDEVLKKIANRLREIIDGQGELFHIRGDEFVLLLSKNESIEDICHMAKRIIKSMAIPFVFKERELHLTVSIGIATYPWDGYNVNLLLQSAHLAVQRAKESGKNNFKVYDHSMNLKMNKKLDLINNLHRAVEKEEFVLYYQPQVNSLTGEVVGLEALIRWESPEMGIISPAEFIPLAEETGLIIAIGDWVLKAACTQNKAWQNLGYASLPVSVNISALQFQESSFVDKVVKVLKDTELDPRWLHLEITESIAIKDTELTIDILNRLKDIGLKIALDDFGTGFSSLGYLKKFKINVLKIDSSFIRDIGEEDATITKTIIVLGKSLNMEVIAEGVETKEQFNYLKEVGCDKVQGYLFSRPVPPAEIEKMLYIA; from the coding sequence ATGGAACGCCTTCATAAAAGAGCATTGCTTGTTTTAGCGTTGGTATTATTAGGTGTAATAGTTAATTACTTAAGTATTCCCTTGCTTATTAAATCGGATTATGTTTTTGATAAAGCCCTTATACTTACAATTATTTATATAGCTGGTATTCTTTGTGGAGCAATTGCCATTAAAATTATCAATAATTATATTTCAGATGAAGATACTAAGGAAAGTATAGTATGCAATCATTATATGGAACAATTCAGCTTGCAAAATATGCTAACTAACCTTCCTAATAGAATAGCCTTAGAAAAAAGATTCGAATTAATATTAGAACAAACATGCGATAAAAACTTTAAAATTCTATTTATAGACGTTGACGGATTTAAAATTGTAAATGATACTTTAGGGCATGCAGTAGGCGATGAAGTATTAAAAAAAATTGCTAATAGGCTTAGAGAAATAATAGATGGACAAGGTGAACTATTCCATATTAGAGGGGATGAATTTGTTTTATTACTAAGTAAAAATGAATCGATAGAAGATATTTGCCATATGGCTAAAAGAATTATTAAATCTATGGCGATTCCTTTTGTTTTTAAAGAAAGAGAACTCCATCTAACTGTTAGTATCGGAATAGCTACCTACCCATGGGACGGATACAATGTTAATCTATTGCTACAAAGTGCTCATTTAGCAGTGCAAAGAGCTAAGGAAAGTGGAAAAAATAATTTTAAAGTATATGATCACAGTATGAACCTTAAAATGAATAAAAAATTGGATCTTATAAACAATCTACATAGAGCTGTGGAAAAAGAGGAATTTGTACTATATTATCAGCCACAAGTCAATAGCTTAACTGGTGAGGTTGTGGGACTAGAAGCGTTAATACGCTGGGAAAGTCCAGAAATGGGCATTATATCTCCCGCTGAATTTATCCCATTAGCAGAGGAAACGGGATTAATTATTGCCATAGGTGATTGGGTACTAAAAGCCGCTTGTACTCAAAATAAAGCTTGGCAAAACCTAGGTTATGCCTCTTTGCCTGTTTCTGTTAATATTTCAGCTCTACAGTTTCAAGAATCTTCTTTTGTAGATAAAGTGGTAAAAGTATTAAAGGATACTGAACTTGACCCTAGATGGCTACACTTAGAAATTACAGAAAGTATTGCTATTAAAGATACTGAATTAACTATAGATATATTGAATAGATTAAAGGATATAGGATTAAAAATAGCTTTAGATGATTTCGGTACAGGATTTTCATCACTAGGATACTTGAAGAAGTTTAAGATAAATGTTTTAAAGATAGATTCTTCATTTATACGAGATATAGGAGAAGAAGATGCTACAATTACTAAAACCATTATAGTATTAGGCAAGAGTCTAAACATGGAAGTTATTGCAGAAGGGGTAGAGACTAAGGAACAGTTTAATTATTTAAAGGAAGTAGGCTGCGATAAAGTACAGGGATATTTATTTAGTCGCCCAGTACCACCAGCTGAAATTGAAAAAATGTTATATATAGCATAG
- a CDS encoding DUF1292 domain-containing protein: protein MTNHNHEHECCGGNHDNHECCGGNHDNHECCGGNHDQDHNHGGCGCQDHDHQEYQMIQLSLEDGKEVSAAVLEVFELDGKEYIALLPVEEENVLLYEFKENEEGVELINIESDEEFDAVSQAFLELVAFDEEDEEEYENEE from the coding sequence ATGACAAATCATAATCACGAGCATGAATGCTGCGGAGGTAATCACGATAACCATGAATGCTGCGGAGGCAATCATGATAATCATGAGTGTTGTGGAGGAAATCACGACCAGGACCATAACCATGGAGGATGCGGTTGCCAAGACCACGATCACCAAGAGTATCAAATGATACAGCTTAGCTTAGAGGATGGTAAAGAAGTTAGTGCTGCTGTTTTAGAAGTATTTGAATTAGATGGTAAAGAATATATTGCACTTCTACCAGTTGAAGAAGAGAATGTATTATTATATGAATTTAAAGAAAATGAAGAAGGTGTTGAGTTAATCAATATCGAATCTGATGAAGAATTCGATGCAGTATCCCAAGCCTTTTTAGAGCTAGTAGCCTTTGACGAAGAAGATGAAGAGGAATACGAGAACGAGGAATAG